The Archocentrus centrarchus isolate MPI-CPG fArcCen1 chromosome 12, fArcCen1, whole genome shotgun sequence genome includes a window with the following:
- the tmem250 gene encoding transmembrane protein 250, giving the protein MPVIPIPRRVRSFHGPHTTCMHSACGSAHTSKLVRTKYNNFDLYLRSRCMYSFLRFLLYFGCSLLTSLLWVSLSALFFLQYVSVRVLLRLQYKLSVILLLLGHRRLDLGVLNDLIIYSMQITMFLVGGLGWCLMVFVDM; this is encoded by the coding sequence ATGCCTGTGATCCCCATCCCACGGCGGGTGCGCAGTTTCCATGGCCCCCACACCACCTGCATGCACTCGGCCTGCGGGTCGGCACACACCTCCAAGCTAGTGCGcaccaagtacaataactttGACCTGTACCTGCGCTCACGCTGCATGTACAgcttcctccgcttcctcctctACTTCGGCTGCAGCCTGCTGACCTCTCTGCTCTGGGTgtccctctctgctctcttcttcctGCAGTACGTCAGCGTGCGTGTGCTCCTGCGCCTGCAGTACAAACTGTCTGTCATTCTGCTTTTGCTGGGGCACCGGCGCCTGGACTTGGGTGTGCTTAATGACCTGATTATATACAGCATGCAAATCACCATGTTTCTGGTGGGGGGACTTGGCTGGTGCTTAATGGTGTTCGTGGATATGTAG